One Streptomyces sp. NBC_00554 DNA segment encodes these proteins:
- a CDS encoding response regulator transcription factor — protein sequence MASVLVVEDDQFVRSALIRHLTDAAHTVRSVGTALEALREVAHFSFDVVILDLGLPDLDGAEALKMLRGITDVPVIIATARDDEAEIVRLLNDGADDYLTKPFSVEHLSARMAAVLRRARVPAGDAPPSTVIRVGGLAIDPLRRQAELDGVRLDLTRREFDLLAFLAGRPGVVVARKELLAEVWQQSYGDDQTIDVHLSWLRRKLGETAARPRYLHTLRGVGVKLEPPRAEPPL from the coding sequence ATGGCAAGTGTGCTCGTGGTCGAGGACGACCAGTTCGTACGCTCAGCCCTCATCCGGCATCTGACCGATGCCGCGCACACCGTGCGCAGCGTCGGCACCGCCCTTGAGGCGCTGCGCGAGGTCGCCCATTTCTCCTTCGACGTCGTGATCCTCGACCTCGGTCTGCCCGATCTGGACGGGGCCGAGGCGCTGAAGATGCTGCGCGGAATCACCGACGTCCCGGTGATCATCGCCACCGCACGCGACGACGAGGCCGAGATCGTCCGCTTGTTGAACGACGGCGCGGACGACTATCTGACCAAGCCGTTCTCGGTCGAGCACCTGTCGGCGCGGATGGCGGCCGTCCTGCGCCGCGCCCGGGTGCCCGCGGGGGACGCGCCTCCGTCGACGGTCATCAGGGTCGGCGGGCTCGCCATCGACCCGCTGCGCCGGCAGGCCGAACTGGACGGCGTACGGCTGGATCTCACCCGGCGTGAGTTCGACCTGCTCGCTTTCCTGGCCGGGCGGCCCGGTGTCGTCGTGGCACGCAAGGAACTGCTCGCCGAGGTGTGGCAGCAGTCGTACGGGGACGATCAGACCATTGACGTCCATCTGTCCTGGCTGCGGCGGAAGTTGGGTGAGACGGCGGCGCGGCCGCGTTATCTGCACACCCTGCGGGGTGTCGGTGTGAAGCTGGAGCCGCCGAGAGCGGAGCCGCCGCTATGA
- a CDS encoding HAMP domain-containing sensor histidine kinase, protein MRWALVKVCVAVTTMVVVAFAVPLGLVIKEMARDRAFSNAEREAAAIAPALSITTDRDQLERVVASAGSDEGMAVHIPAADGAAAVEIGKERAADEDIATTRKLGRASTTEVPGGSTLLQPVALSSGEIAVVEVYVPESEVSNGIGTAWAVLAAVGVALIIGSVAVADRLGVRMVQPAQRLVEGAHELGEGKLGARVPEEGPTELRLAAVAFNSMADQVVQLLANERELAADLSHRLRTPLTVLRLNTASLGDGPAAEQTRAAVAQLEREVDTIIRTAREAKPQTAAIAAVAGCDASEVVRERMDFWSALAEDEGRKVRVAGVDRPVRIPVARADLVASLDALLGNVFRHTPEGTAFAVDVHNGEDAVIVLVSDAGPGIVDPEAAMARGRGSGSDGSTGLGLDIVRRLAESTGGDVRIGSSVLGGTEVRIWIQLDGRAPVRRGHRGSVRRRRRGVGVG, encoded by the coding sequence ATGAGGTGGGCGCTGGTCAAGGTGTGTGTGGCGGTGACCACGATGGTCGTGGTGGCCTTCGCGGTGCCGCTCGGGCTTGTCATCAAGGAGATGGCCAGAGACCGGGCGTTCTCGAACGCCGAGCGGGAGGCCGCGGCGATCGCGCCCGCGCTCTCCATCACCACCGACCGGGACCAGTTGGAGCGGGTCGTCGCGTCCGCGGGTTCGGACGAGGGCATGGCCGTGCACATACCGGCCGCCGACGGCGCGGCCGCGGTCGAGATCGGCAAGGAGCGCGCCGCCGACGAGGACATCGCCACGACCCGGAAGCTGGGTCGCGCCTCCACCACGGAGGTCCCCGGCGGCTCCACCCTGCTCCAGCCCGTCGCGCTGAGCTCCGGCGAGATCGCGGTCGTCGAGGTGTACGTCCCCGAGTCCGAGGTCAGCAACGGCATCGGCACGGCCTGGGCGGTGCTCGCCGCGGTCGGCGTCGCGCTCATCATCGGCTCCGTCGCGGTGGCCGACCGGCTGGGCGTACGGATGGTGCAGCCCGCGCAGCGACTGGTCGAGGGCGCGCACGAGTTGGGGGAGGGCAAGCTGGGGGCCCGGGTGCCCGAGGAGGGGCCGACCGAGCTGCGCCTCGCGGCGGTCGCGTTCAACTCGATGGCCGATCAGGTCGTACAACTGCTTGCGAACGAGCGGGAGTTGGCGGCCGATCTCTCCCATCGCCTCCGCACACCGCTGACCGTGCTGCGGCTCAACACGGCCTCGCTCGGCGACGGACCGGCCGCCGAGCAGACCCGGGCGGCCGTCGCGCAGTTGGAGCGTGAGGTCGACACCATCATCCGGACGGCCCGCGAGGCGAAGCCGCAGACGGCGGCGATAGCCGCCGTCGCCGGGTGCGACGCGTCCGAGGTCGTGCGCGAGCGGATGGACTTCTGGTCGGCGCTCGCGGAGGACGAGGGGCGCAAGGTGCGGGTTGCGGGTGTGGACCGGCCGGTACGAATACCGGTCGCCCGCGCCGACCTGGTGGCCTCCCTCGACGCGCTGCTCGGCAATGTCTTCCGGCACACCCCGGAGGGCACCGCCTTCGCGGTCGACGTGCACAACGGCGAGGACGCGGTGATCGTGCTGGTGTCCGACGCGGGTCCCGGGATCGTGGACCCGGAGGCGGCGATGGCGCGCGGCCGCGGGTCCGGGAGCGACGGCTCGACGGGGCTCGGCCTGGACATCGTGCGACGGCTCGCGGAGTCGACGGGCGGGGATGTGCGGATCGGATCGTCGGTGCTCGGGGGGACGGAGGTGCGGATCTGGATCCAGCTGGACGGGCGGGCGCCCGTTCGGCGGGGGCACCGGGGGTCCGTACGGCGGCGTCGGCGCGGGGTGGGTGTGGGCTGA